The Paenibacillus uliginis N3/975 genome has a window encoding:
- a CDS encoding FecCD family ABC transporter permease, with the protein MLNSTSHMGFIRKKRNAVTVIILGLLILLILLISISAGSTTIPLSEVVSSLFGLNEGGSSLIVLQFRLPRTLAALLVGAALALAGGLLQGVIRNPLAAPDMLGVTGGASVAVVAFMTLSAGAYSIHWVPLIAVVGAFGAGLLNYVLAWRKGVSPLRLVLIGVGLSTALGALTTFLLISGPSHLASQVLNWMTGSVYGTGWKHILALTPWLLLFIPLSFLFSRSLNAQAMGDEIAIGLGIRVQRDRLLIMLCSIALAGAAVGIAGTLSFIGLIAPHMARRLVGSAHGVMLPVSAMVGAILLMLADLAGRMLFQPLDIPAGVFTAAIGAPFFLYLLYKKL; encoded by the coding sequence ATGCTTAATTCAACTTCTCATATGGGATTTATACGTAAAAAAAGAAACGCAGTAACGGTGATCATACTCGGACTTTTAATCTTACTGATATTGTTAATCAGCATTTCGGCCGGGAGTACGACCATACCGCTCAGTGAAGTGGTGAGCTCGCTCTTCGGTCTTAATGAGGGAGGAAGTTCCCTGATCGTCCTGCAGTTCCGCCTGCCGCGAACGCTGGCTGCACTGCTCGTTGGCGCTGCGCTGGCATTGGCGGGTGGGTTGCTTCAGGGCGTTATTCGGAACCCACTCGCCGCCCCGGACATGCTTGGGGTTACAGGTGGTGCATCGGTGGCAGTGGTGGCTTTTATGACACTTTCAGCCGGTGCCTACAGCATTCACTGGGTCCCGCTAATTGCGGTTGTGGGTGCTTTTGGTGCAGGGCTGCTTAACTATGTGTTGGCCTGGAGAAAGGGCGTATCTCCGCTGCGCCTTGTCCTGATTGGGGTTGGATTATCAACAGCGCTTGGTGCGCTGACCACATTTTTGCTTATCAGTGGTCCATCCCATCTGGCTTCCCAGGTTCTGAACTGGATGACGGGCAGTGTGTATGGAACCGGATGGAAACATATCCTGGCGCTAACGCCGTGGCTTTTGTTGTTCATTCCGCTGTCCTTTCTCTTCTCCCGTTCTCTGAACGCTCAGGCGATGGGGGATGAGATCGCCATCGGTCTCGGCATTCGAGTGCAGCGAGACCGATTGCTCATCATGTTGTGCAGCATTGCCTTGGCGGGAGCGGCCGTCGGCATCGCGGGTACGTTGTCCTTCATCGGTCTAATAGCACCGCATATGGCAAGACGCCTTGTGGGCAGCGCCCATGGCGTGATGCTTCCTGTCTCGGCTATGGTCGGTGCAATTCTGCTAATGCTTGCCGATCTGGCGGGCCGGATGCTGTTCCAGCCGTTGGACATCCCGGCGGGTGTATTCACGGCAGCGATTGGCGCGCCGTTCTTTTTGTACCTGTTGTACAAAAAGCTGTAG
- a CDS encoding FecCD family ABC transporter permease, with protein sequence MVLFNSRTSRILGLATGVLLLLLGLIASVLFGLQHFRIEMVVDSYISFNGSTEHMIIRDTRVPRALVGAVVGASLAVAGAVMQAITRNPLASPSVFGINAGAVLFLVIGISALGSRLTMDSMIWIAFVGAAITSLVVFALGSRGASGFAPIKLTLAGAAIAAFASSITSGIILVDKKSLDQALFWMIGSVVDRDIEHLLTVLPYVIIGLVLSMAIARSLNVAALGDDISKGLGMSLFNVRATACAVVVLLAGSSVAVAGPIAFVGMIVPHLCRSLVGQDHRWLLPYCAVSGALLLVVADLASRFIIMPKEVPVGVATAVLGVPFLIYIVRRRKYA encoded by the coding sequence ATGGTCTTGTTTAATAGCAGGACATCGAGAATACTGGGACTAGCTACAGGGGTGCTGCTTCTGCTGCTCGGCCTGATTGCCAGCGTTCTCTTCGGACTGCAGCATTTCCGGATCGAAATGGTTGTGGATTCATATATATCTTTTAACGGCTCAACAGAGCACATGATTATCCGGGACACGAGAGTGCCTCGGGCACTAGTCGGTGCGGTCGTAGGAGCAAGCCTGGCTGTGGCCGGAGCGGTTATGCAAGCCATTACACGCAATCCGCTGGCTTCGCCGTCGGTGTTCGGCATTAATGCGGGCGCCGTTCTGTTCCTGGTTATCGGCATATCGGCGTTAGGCAGCAGGCTGACGATGGACTCTATGATCTGGATTGCTTTTGTGGGCGCTGCAATAACGTCTCTGGTTGTGTTCGCCTTGGGTTCTCGGGGGGCCAGCGGCTTTGCACCGATCAAGCTGACGCTTGCGGGTGCCGCGATTGCGGCTTTTGCCTCTTCAATAACGTCGGGGATTATTCTGGTGGACAAGAAGTCGCTCGATCAGGCTCTATTCTGGATGATCGGCTCGGTAGTCGACCGAGATATAGAACATTTGCTGACTGTGCTACCATATGTAATTATTGGTTTGGTGCTGTCTATGGCGATTGCACGTTCGTTAAATGTAGCTGCGCTCGGTGATGATATTTCCAAGGGACTGGGGATGTCGCTGTTTAACGTACGGGCAACCGCTTGTGCTGTGGTCGTTCTGCTTGCCGGCAGTTCGGTTGCGGTTGCAGGCCCGATTGCTTTTGTCGGGATGATTGTTCCACATCTGTGCCGTTCGCTTGTTGGACAAGATCACCGCTGGCTTCTACCGTACTGCGCTGTATCCGGTGCACTTCTGCTCGTGGTAGCTGATCTGGCATCGCGTTTCATCATTATGCCAAAAGAGGTGCCCGTTGGAGTCGCAACGGCAGTGCTTGGCGTTCCGTTCCTCATCTACATCGTTCGGAGGAGGAAATATGCTTAA
- a CDS encoding ABC transporter substrate-binding protein — protein sequence MSSAFRKKSWLLMLTLSAFLLVLSACGGSKTADTPGSTTGETKESTPAATEESRTIQHAMGTETLKGTPQRVVILTNEGTEALLTVGVKPVGAVQSWVGDPWYDHIKADMEGVEVVGEETQPNVELIAGLKPDLIIGNKVRHEKIYDQLKQIAPTVFSEDLAGDWKINFALYTDAVNKKAEGEKAIADFDKRVEEVKSKLGDKANTKVSIVRFTAGDVRTYMKQTFSGVLLNQLGIARPEEQDKDEFIEKLTKERIPAMDGDVMFYFTQDDPGSTEAEKASQEWMNEPLFKSLNVAKNNEVHKVSEVVWNLAGGYKAANLLLDEISTYFEVK from the coding sequence ATGTCATCTGCATTTCGCAAAAAATCGTGGTTGCTTATGCTGACCCTGTCAGCTTTTCTGCTGGTCTTGTCCGCTTGCGGCGGATCCAAGACAGCGGATACACCAGGCTCAACCACCGGTGAAACGAAAGAAAGCACACCTGCAGCAACCGAAGAAAGCCGCACGATTCAGCACGCCATGGGAACAGAAACGCTCAAAGGCACCCCACAACGTGTTGTCATTCTCACCAATGAAGGAACTGAGGCATTGCTGACAGTGGGTGTGAAGCCCGTTGGCGCAGTGCAATCCTGGGTCGGAGATCCGTGGTACGACCATATTAAAGCCGACATGGAAGGCGTCGAAGTGGTTGGTGAAGAAACTCAGCCGAACGTAGAACTCATTGCCGGTCTGAAGCCTGATCTCATCATTGGGAACAAGGTTAGACATGAGAAAATTTATGATCAACTGAAGCAGATCGCTCCGACTGTCTTCTCCGAAGACTTGGCCGGTGATTGGAAGATCAACTTTGCATTATATACAGACGCCGTCAACAAAAAAGCCGAAGGCGAAAAAGCTATCGCCGATTTTGATAAACGTGTGGAAGAAGTGAAGTCCAAGCTCGGGGATAAAGCCAATACCAAAGTATCCATTGTCCGCTTTACCGCCGGCGATGTTCGGACTTACATGAAGCAGACTTTCAGCGGTGTTCTTCTCAATCAGCTAGGTATTGCACGTCCTGAAGAACAAGATAAAGATGAATTTATTGAGAAACTGACCAAAGAACGTATTCCAGCTATGGACGGAGATGTGATGTTCTATTTCACTCAGGACGATCCGGGTTCCACCGAAGCTGAAAAGGCAAGCCAGGAATGGATGAATGAGCCTCTCTTCAAAAGCTTGAACGTTGCTAAGAACAACGAAGTTCATAAGGTGAGCGAGGTAGTATGGAACCTTGCAGGCGGATATAAAGCAGCCAATTTGCTGCTTGATGAAATTTCCACCTATTTTGAAGTGAAATAA
- a CDS encoding CotH kinase family protein, whose product MGLPVYQVFINNKEFELLKSDIWSDSFVQAQMLHGRKRVPIRIRYRGGHTREYPKKSYEIRTSSRTYHFNAEYDDPSMMRNALSFRFFESINVPSPGTKHCVLYINNKIAGVYLQIEGVKTPFFHRRGIPVRSIIYAVNDNADFTDKRLSKKSYFSGYSLIKGGERDRAKLSQFIRAIHVHEGEELQRYLERHLDINNFLRWLSGAVLTGNYDGFNQNYTLFEHRSRRVYRMIPWDYEGTWGRNCYGKLVDSNLVKIHGYNKLTEKVLSYKAYRQQYKNLLTNLLDTVFTVRRQLPIVYRMYNNIADDVYKDPNQKWSNKIFDGEPDTIRHYIENRRQDISDQLRRLDS is encoded by the coding sequence GTGGGATTGCCGGTCTACCAGGTTTTTATTAATAACAAAGAATTTGAGTTATTAAAAAGTGACATCTGGTCTGACAGCTTTGTTCAGGCACAAATGCTGCACGGGAGAAAACGAGTTCCGATCCGTATACGTTACCGGGGTGGACATACCCGTGAGTATCCCAAAAAATCCTACGAAATCCGCACTTCGAGTAGAACCTATCACTTTAATGCTGAATATGATGATCCTTCGATGATGCGGAATGCCCTTTCATTCCGTTTCTTCGAATCTATAAATGTGCCGAGTCCGGGGACTAAGCACTGTGTACTGTATATTAATAATAAAATTGCTGGCGTTTATCTGCAGATCGAAGGGGTGAAAACACCCTTTTTCCATCGGCGGGGTATTCCGGTGCGAAGCATCATCTATGCTGTCAATGATAATGCAGACTTTACCGATAAGAGATTGTCTAAAAAATCATATTTTTCCGGTTATAGTCTAATTAAAGGTGGAGAGCGAGATCGCGCCAAACTGTCCCAATTCATTCGTGCTATACATGTCCATGAGGGAGAAGAATTACAACGATATTTAGAGCGTCATCTCGATATTAATAATTTTTTGCGCTGGCTTAGCGGGGCTGTACTTACAGGCAATTATGATGGGTTTAATCAGAACTACACGTTGTTTGAACATCGTTCACGCAGGGTGTACCGTATGATACCATGGGATTACGAAGGAACGTGGGGCAGGAACTGCTATGGTAAACTGGTGGATTCCAATCTGGTAAAAATTCATGGCTACAACAAGCTGACGGAGAAGGTATTGTCTTACAAGGCCTATCGGCAGCAATACAAAAATCTGCTAACCAATTTGTTGGATACGGTATTTACGGTGCGGCGCCAGCTCCCGATTGTGTACCGTATGTATAATAACATCGCGGATGATGTCTATAAGGATCCAAACCAAAAGTGGAGCAATAAAATATTTGACGGAGAACCGGATACGATTCGTCATTATATCGAAAATAGACGTCAGGATATCTCGGACCAGTTACGGAGGCTGGATTCGTGA
- a CDS encoding pentapeptide repeat-containing protein gives MATALTVINLTAINLTATSLTATNLTATNLTVTNLTATSLTVTNLTATNLTATNLTATSLTVTNLTATNLKATSLTVTSLTATNLTVTNLGATGLVAINPRRKNPKNAAPENVNPAVAN, from the coding sequence ATGGCAACCGCTCTCACGGTCATAAATCTCACGGCCATAAATCTGACGGCCACAAGTCTCACGGCCACGAATCTCACGGCCACAAATCTCACGGTCACAAATCTCACGGCCACGAGTCTCACGGTCACAAATCTCACGGCCACGAATCTCACGGCCACGAATCTCACGGCCACAAGTCTCACGGTCACAAATCTCACGGCCACAAATCTCAAGGCCACGAGTCTCACGGTCACAAGTCTCACGGCCACGAATCTCACGGTCACAAATCTTGGGGCAACTGGACTGGTGGCAATAAATCCAAGAAGAAAAAATCCCAAAAATGCCGCTCCAGAAAACGTAAATCCTGCCGTTGCTAATTAA
- a CDS encoding GNAT family N-acetyltransferase encodes MELLLLADPSEQLVQEYIHRGQCFVAEREEGIVGVYVLLPTRPDTVELVNVAVEESLHGQGIGKQLVNHAVQSARQLGFTTIEVGTGSTGVGQLALYQKCGFRMIGIDRDFFIRHYDEEIYENGMRLYDMVRLSQDL; translated from the coding sequence ATGGAACTACTGTTATTAGCGGATCCATCGGAGCAGCTTGTTCAGGAATACATACATCGTGGACAATGCTTTGTAGCTGAACGGGAGGAGGGAATTGTTGGTGTGTACGTGCTGCTGCCAACCCGGCCCGATACCGTGGAACTCGTTAATGTCGCTGTGGAAGAATCTCTTCATGGGCAAGGCATCGGCAAACAGCTGGTCAACCACGCCGTACAGTCTGCACGGCAGCTCGGCTTCACCACCATTGAGGTTGGAACCGGAAGTACCGGGGTCGGCCAACTGGCACTATATCAAAAATGTGGCTTCCGGATGATCGGCATCGACCGGGATTTTTTCATTCGTCATTATGATGAGGAGATTTATGAGAATGGCATGCGGCTGTACGATATGGTGCGTCTATCTCAAGATTTATAA
- the trxB gene encoding thioredoxin-disulfide reductase: protein MYKSIVIGTGPAGLTAAIYLARANMKPLVIEGMQPGGQLTTTTEVENFPGFPQGIMGPELMDNMRQQAERFGAEFKSAWVESVDFLERPFKVNVEGMGELLAESVIISTGASAKYLGIPGEQDNVGRGVSTCATCDGFFFRGKKIIVIGGGDSAMEEASFLTRFASSVTLVHRRDELRASKIMQDRARDNEKVEWALNRTPLEVVTSETGVKGLKVHNNETGAEELIEAEGVFVAIGHTPNTGFLGGQITTDPTGYILVKPGTTETNIPGVFACGDVQDTRYRQAITAAGSGCMAAMDCEKFIEGHMIHDWSETLNK from the coding sequence ATGTACAAATCAATCGTAATCGGAACAGGACCTGCCGGTCTGACGGCAGCCATCTACCTGGCACGTGCCAACATGAAGCCGCTCGTGATCGAGGGAATGCAGCCAGGCGGCCAACTGACCACAACGACTGAGGTGGAGAACTTCCCCGGCTTCCCGCAGGGCATTATGGGGCCGGAGCTGATGGACAACATGCGTCAGCAGGCAGAACGTTTCGGAGCCGAGTTTAAAAGCGCTTGGGTTGAATCCGTAGATTTTTTGGAGCGTCCGTTCAAGGTGAACGTAGAGGGAATGGGAGAATTGCTGGCTGAATCTGTCATCATTTCTACTGGAGCATCGGCTAAGTACCTCGGCATTCCTGGTGAGCAGGACAACGTTGGTCGGGGTGTAAGCACATGCGCAACGTGTGATGGGTTCTTTTTCCGCGGCAAAAAGATTATTGTCATCGGCGGCGGCGACTCCGCTATGGAAGAAGCGAGTTTCTTGACTCGTTTTGCTTCCAGCGTAACGCTGGTTCACCGTCGTGATGAGCTTCGTGCATCCAAGATTATGCAGGACCGCGCACGGGACAACGAAAAGGTAGAATGGGCTTTGAACCGTACGCCGCTTGAAGTGGTTACTAGCGAAACCGGCGTAAAAGGACTGAAGGTCCACAATAACGAAACAGGTGCAGAAGAGTTAATTGAGGCAGAGGGCGTGTTCGTGGCGATCGGTCATACGCCGAACACCGGTTTCCTCGGCGGCCAGATTACAACCGATCCGACAGGATACATTCTCGTTAAGCCAGGTACAACCGAGACGAACATTCCAGGCGTATTCGCGTGTGGTGACGTACAGGATACCCGCTATCGCCAGGCAATTACTGCGGCTGGTTCGGGTTGTATGGCTGCTATGGACTGCGAAAAGTTCATTGAGGGCCATATGATTCATGACTGGAGCGAAACGCTTAACAAGTAA
- a CDS encoding tetratricopeptide repeat protein — protein MNANFFFDRAVKSLDRYQYDKALKYFRKAVEYEPDNPVNHCNMAGILSETGDYEGSNDVLQHILDKVDSSMTECYFYMANNYANMELFEEAEKALVTYLEEDSSGQFMDEAEELMELLHYELNRPAKVNRIKSREGMVEHERARELLEEGKFAQAVKLLEEIVGDYPDFLAARNNLALAYYYMGRFAKAKQTIEEVLEQEPGNLHGLCNLAIFFQHEGNNDQRNRLVEMLVVTVPFHQEHVFKLATTMGILGKHEAAYSHFRRLLKDEEFSSDPSLYHYTAVAACNSGQYESAANYWRHAKKLDPGSVIPDFYLAQLQHRKKTGTMVMKVSYHYHLPFEEQFKRWEHDGEVMTEEVKHNPLIRSSFFWALRHGDPHIKLQVIRTLELIADDEVQHALQSFLQEPGEDADLKDAARLVLQQLESKRSRTQDREAGVKGKEVLPDWHPTWQEVVDKASQTMDKRSDHFWKRELETLWSEFLSKLYPDIPNIRNTSGWAAALEYMTAKMRGRAYTYEEVALRYGISSSTVRRYARQIDQVCGNKDQSDDNFRPFTENI, from the coding sequence ATGAACGCCAACTTTTTCTTTGATCGAGCTGTAAAGTCGCTTGATCGTTACCAATATGACAAGGCACTGAAATATTTTCGCAAAGCTGTTGAATATGAACCGGATAATCCGGTGAACCACTGCAACATGGCGGGTATATTATCAGAGACGGGTGATTACGAAGGCTCGAACGATGTGCTGCAGCATATTTTGGATAAAGTCGATTCTTCCATGACGGAATGTTATTTCTATATGGCGAACAATTACGCTAATATGGAGCTTTTCGAAGAGGCAGAAAAGGCGCTGGTTACGTATTTGGAGGAGGACTCCAGCGGACAATTTATGGACGAGGCGGAAGAATTAATGGAACTTCTCCATTACGAGCTGAATCGTCCAGCGAAGGTGAACCGTATCAAGAGCCGGGAAGGTATGGTTGAGCATGAGCGTGCCAGGGAGCTTCTTGAAGAAGGAAAGTTCGCTCAGGCCGTGAAATTGCTGGAGGAAATTGTAGGAGATTATCCTGATTTTCTTGCGGCACGTAACAATTTGGCACTTGCTTATTATTACATGGGCCGCTTCGCTAAAGCGAAGCAAACCATTGAAGAGGTGTTGGAGCAGGAGCCGGGTAACTTGCATGGATTATGCAACTTGGCTATTTTCTTTCAACATGAGGGAAATAATGATCAGCGTAACCGTCTTGTGGAAATGCTGGTCGTCACCGTTCCTTTTCATCAGGAGCATGTGTTTAAACTTGCTACGACGATGGGCATTCTAGGGAAACACGAAGCGGCTTACAGTCATTTCCGCCGGTTGTTGAAGGATGAAGAGTTCAGCAGTGATCCGAGTCTTTATCATTATACGGCAGTTGCAGCGTGCAACAGCGGTCAGTATGAATCGGCTGCGAATTATTGGCGTCATGCCAAGAAGCTGGATCCGGGGTCGGTTATTCCGGATTTTTATCTCGCTCAGCTGCAGCACCGGAAGAAGACTGGAACGATGGTGATGAAGGTAAGCTATCATTATCATCTTCCCTTTGAGGAGCAGTTTAAACGTTGGGAACATGACGGAGAAGTAATGACGGAAGAAGTGAAACATAATCCACTCATCCGCTCATCCTTCTTCTGGGCGCTGCGTCACGGTGATCCCCATATCAAGCTGCAGGTAATCCGGACACTTGAGCTCATTGCAGATGATGAAGTGCAGCATGCGCTTCAATCCTTCTTGCAGGAGCCGGGCGAGGATGCCGATCTGAAGGATGCGGCGCGTCTCGTGCTGCAGCAGCTTGAGAGTAAGAGAAGCCGTACACAGGACCGGGAAGCCGGTGTAAAAGGTAAGGAAGTATTGCCCGACTGGCATCCGACTTGGCAGGAGGTCGTGGACAAAGCTTCTCAGACGATGGACAAGCGTTCCGATCATTTCTGGAAACGTGAGCTCGAAACGCTCTGGTCTGAATTTTTGAGCAAGTTGTATCCAGACATTCCGAATATCCGCAATACTTCGGGATGGGCGGCTGCGCTTGAATATATGACGGCAAAAATGCGTGGACGAGCATATACGTATGAAGAGGTAGCATTACGTTACGGAATATCATCATCTACCGTACGCCGATATGCCCGGCAGATTGACCAGGTGTGTGGAAATAAAGATCAAAGTGATGACAATTTCCGTCCCTTCACAGAAAATATATAA
- a CDS encoding ribose-phosphate diphosphokinase, with translation MYRKLRLFAGSSNPQLAASISEKLGVELGKIKISRFQSGEIYVHYEESIRNCDVFLVQSFSQPINEMFVELLVMIDAAKRASARTVNIIVPYYGYARQERKSAPREPISAKMVADVLTTAGANRVITIDLHAPAIQGFFNIPVDHLTALDLITDYLKSKNIENPVIVSPDAGRASTAEKLASRLGSPFAIMIKQRPAHNESVITHVIGDVKDRTPIIIEDLIDTGSTIVHVVEGLKERGSRDAIVCATHGVFSGQALDRLDHAHIEEMVVTDSIAIPGHHKDFLKVLSVAPMLARATHIITEGGSIATLFKDAGV, from the coding sequence ATGTATCGTAAACTTCGGCTATTCGCCGGCTCATCCAACCCGCAGTTGGCCGCGAGCATTAGTGAGAAATTAGGCGTCGAGTTGGGAAAAATCAAAATTTCCCGTTTTCAGAGTGGTGAAATCTATGTTCATTACGAGGAAAGCATCCGCAATTGCGATGTATTTCTCGTTCAGTCATTCTCGCAACCCATCAATGAGATGTTCGTGGAGCTGCTGGTTATGATTGACGCGGCTAAACGGGCCTCTGCCCGGACAGTGAACATTATCGTTCCGTATTACGGATATGCACGGCAGGAGCGCAAGTCGGCACCAAGGGAGCCGATCTCGGCTAAGATGGTAGCGGATGTTCTGACCACAGCCGGTGCAAACCGTGTCATTACGATTGATTTGCACGCTCCGGCTATCCAGGGGTTTTTCAATATTCCTGTTGATCATTTGACGGCGCTTGACCTCATTACGGATTATTTAAAGAGCAAAAATATTGAGAATCCGGTCATTGTTTCTCCGGATGCTGGCCGTGCCTCGACAGCAGAGAAGCTGGCGAGTCGTTTGGGATCGCCGTTTGCTATTATGATCAAGCAGCGTCCGGCACATAACGAGTCGGTCATTACACACGTCATTGGGGATGTGAAAGATCGGACTCCGATTATTATTGAAGACTTGATTGATACAGGTTCCACGATCGTTCATGTGGTTGAAGGCTTGAAGGAACGCGGCTCGAGGGATGCTATCGTGTGTGCTACGCACGGTGTATTTTCGGGACAGGCGCTTGATCGGCTGGACCATGCGCATATCGAGGAAATGGTCGTTACGGACTCTATTGCGATTCCTGGTCATCATAAGGATTTTCTGAAGGTACTTTCCGTTGCTCCTATGCTGGCTCGAGCCACGCATATCATTACTGAGGGTGGATCGATAGCTACATTATTCAAAGATGCCGGGGTGTGA
- the hisJ gene encoding histidinol-phosphatase HisJ, which translates to MYIDYHTHHARCGHAVGELEEYVKRGIEMGLHQIGLSDHMPLIHIKPEEYYPEMAMPMEELPRYVEECLSLKEFYKGQIEVRVGIEGDYIEGYEKQIEKIIQDYPWDYVIGSVHFLGEWDITDFRQTHGWEGKNPLEVYRQYYDAVQKAAATGLYDIMGHLDVIKRFGFSPEAEHTDEVIAMEKAALAAVSRSGKAMELNASGLSKACEEMFPSRRMLEEAIRLGVPLTLGSDAHQPQKLGDHLDKARDLLSELGVEKVATFQNRKREMVLLKE; encoded by the coding sequence ATGTACATCGACTACCACACCCACCATGCCCGCTGCGGTCATGCTGTCGGAGAGCTGGAGGAATACGTAAAGCGGGGTATTGAGATGGGCTTGCACCAGATCGGTCTATCTGATCATATGCCTCTCATTCACATAAAGCCCGAAGAGTATTATCCGGAGATGGCTATGCCGATGGAGGAGCTTCCCCGCTATGTAGAGGAATGCTTGTCTCTGAAAGAGTTCTATAAAGGCCAGATCGAAGTGCGCGTCGGGATTGAAGGAGATTATATCGAAGGTTATGAGAAGCAGATCGAAAAGATCATACAGGATTATCCGTGGGATTATGTCATCGGTTCGGTTCATTTTCTCGGAGAATGGGATATAACGGATTTCCGTCAAACGCATGGCTGGGAAGGAAAGAACCCGCTGGAGGTGTACCGTCAGTATTATGATGCGGTGCAAAAAGCGGCGGCAACCGGTCTGTATGATATTATGGGTCATCTTGATGTGATCAAGCGATTCGGCTTCAGTCCGGAGGCAGAACATACCGATGAAGTGATTGCTATGGAGAAGGCGGCTTTAGCAGCGGTTAGTCGCAGTGGAAAAGCGATGGAGCTGAACGCATCAGGCCTTTCGAAAGCATGCGAAGAAATGTTCCCGAGCCGCAGAATGCTGGAGGAAGCGATTAGACTCGGTGTTCCGCTGACACTCGGTTCAGATGCACATCAGCCGCAGAAGCTGGGTGATCATTTGGATAAAGCACGCGATCTGCTGTCGGAGCTTGGGGTGGAGAAGGTTGCAACCTTCCAAAACCGGAAAAGGGAAATGGTTCTTTTGAAAGAATAG
- the hisIE gene encoding bifunctional phosphoribosyl-AMP cyclohydrolase/phosphoribosyl-ATP diphosphatase HisIE, producing MSEDIKQDLSLEQVIEHIRWDEAGLVPSIVQDSTTKQVLMMAYMNRESLRLTLESGEAWFWSRSRQELWHKGATSGNIQSVVSVAYDCDGDTLLVQVNPKGPACHTGENTCFYNEITVEGQPSVSGQEDTPALSDRFAVLAELEEIIAKREVERPEGAYTTYLFDKGVDKILKKVGEEASETIIAAKNRDNDELRLEVSDLIYHLLVLLQERKLPLDDILDELSRRHERPRRD from the coding sequence GTGAGTGAGGATATAAAGCAGGACTTATCGCTGGAGCAGGTTATTGAGCATATCCGATGGGATGAAGCGGGCCTTGTGCCTTCGATCGTTCAAGATTCGACAACCAAACAGGTGCTTATGATGGCCTATATGAATCGGGAATCCCTGCGCCTTACACTGGAGAGCGGAGAAGCGTGGTTTTGGAGCCGTTCCCGTCAGGAGCTGTGGCATAAAGGAGCAACGTCAGGCAATATCCAATCCGTTGTGTCCGTCGCTTATGACTGTGACGGGGATACACTGTTGGTACAGGTAAATCCGAAGGGACCAGCCTGTCACACCGGTGAAAATACATGCTTTTATAACGAAATCACTGTAGAGGGACAGCCTAGCGTATCAGGCCAAGAAGATACCCCTGCGTTAAGTGATCGTTTTGCGGTGTTGGCGGAGCTTGAGGAGATCATTGCCAAGCGCGAGGTAGAGCGTCCTGAAGGAGCATATACGACATATTTGTTCGATAAGGGCGTAGATAAAATCCTCAAAAAAGTTGGTGAGGAAGCGTCTGAGACGATCATAGCCGCGAAAAATCGCGATAATGATGAACTGCGCCTGGAGGTCAGCGATCTGATCTACCATCTGCTTGTTCTGCTACAGGAGCGCAAGCTGCCACTCGATGACATTTTGGATGAGCTGAGCCGCCGCCATGAACGGCCCCGCCGCGACTAG